The following proteins come from a genomic window of Gimesia chilikensis:
- a CDS encoding cytochrome c oxidase subunit 3, with translation MNTAATTTTDEHSDAHDHEHHDPRLAHHFDSHQQQFDTGKLGIWLFLVTEVLFFSGLFGFYAVYRSLHPEVFVYASQFLDTTLGAANTIVLLFSSLTMAWGVRCAQLGQTRGLLTCLVITLGCAAIFLGVKSFEYTEKAHHGLLWAGAYVSPEHHGEEHVDPEKAPGAAAAAALEAEAIEAEKEEAHAEESHNEGDTLFEKTKATLSYMTLVLWVVIVLSGVAFGALIKNSNKKNLATIAGCFLVSAIGMQIGAYASIGYHAFGHHEEPTKQEIQMAETAPIEYAEQTEKVPEPKLAGTFFSVYFCMTGLHAIHIIGGMIAISWLIVRTVNGAFTTYYFGAVDFVGLYWHLVDLIWIYLFPLLYLIN, from the coding sequence ATGAATACCGCGGCCACCACCACAACAGACGAACATTCAGACGCCCACGATCATGAGCACCATGATCCCCGGCTGGCGCATCACTTCGACTCGCACCAGCAGCAGTTCGATACCGGTAAACTGGGTATCTGGCTGTTCCTGGTCACTGAAGTGCTGTTCTTCAGCGGTCTGTTCGGCTTCTATGCCGTTTATCGTTCACTGCACCCTGAAGTCTTTGTCTATGCCAGCCAGTTCCTGGATACGACCCTCGGGGCAGCCAATACCATCGTACTGCTCTTCAGCAGTCTGACCATGGCCTGGGGCGTCCGTTGTGCCCAGCTGGGACAGACACGCGGATTGCTGACCTGTCTGGTGATCACCCTGGGTTGTGCAGCGATCTTCCTGGGTGTCAAATCGTTTGAGTACACTGAGAAAGCACACCATGGTCTGCTCTGGGCCGGTGCTTACGTCAGCCCGGAACACCACGGTGAAGAGCATGTCGATCCGGAAAAGGCTCCCGGAGCTGCAGCGGCAGCTGCCCTCGAAGCCGAAGCCATCGAAGCTGAAAAAGAGGAAGCACACGCTGAAGAAAGTCACAACGAAGGTGACACGCTCTTCGAAAAAACCAAGGCAACACTGTCTTACATGACCCTCGTTCTCTGGGTGGTTATCGTACTCTCTGGTGTTGCCTTCGGAGCACTCATTAAAAATTCGAATAAGAAAAATCTGGCGACCATCGCCGGTTGTTTCCTGGTCTCCGCGATTGGAATGCAGATCGGTGCCTATGCCAGCATCGGCTATCATGCTTTCGGTCATCATGAGGAGCCAACCAAACAGGAAATCCAGATGGCAGAAACTGCTCCCATTGAATATGCCGAGCAGACTGAGAAAGTGCCTGAGCCCAAACTGGCCGGTACCTTCTTCAGTGTTTACTTCTGCATGACCGGCTTGCACGCCATCCATATTATCGGTGGTATGATCGCCATCAGCTGGTTGATTGTGCGGACGGTTAACGGTGCCTTCACTACGTACTACTTTGGTGCAGTCGATTTCGTCGGTCTGTACTGGCACCTGGTCGACCTCATCTGGATCTACCTGTTCCCGCTGTTGTACCTGATCAACTAG
- a CDS encoding cbb3-type cytochrome c oxidase subunit I, translating into MATVVDSSDPKSNFPIQYRELNYLNCSSGWKSWFFTLDHKRIGIMYLIGVTCSFFLGGLFAVLLRTELLSPERVLMGPDSYNQMFTLHGAIMTFLVIIPGVPAAIGNIILPVMLGAKDVAFPRMNLGSFYLWMFGAAFFLAAIVLGGLDTGWTFYTPYSVTTSTAVITALLGVFILGFSSIFTGLNFIVTIHTMRPPGMTWFKMPLFLWALYATALIQILATPVLGITGLLLIVERAFHIGIFDPALGGDPVLFQHFFWFYSHPAVYVMILPAMGVVSEVIAVHSRKHIFGYRFIAYSSIAIAMFGFLVWGHHMFVSGQSRVVAVIFSAITFSVSIPSAIKVFNWLTTMYKGSIRFTTAMCYGLAFIFIFSIGGLTGLFLATLATDVHLHDTYFVVAHFHYVMMGSSLVGLFAAVHHWWPKISGKMFSETWGRIACLGVFLGFNLTFFPQFLLGTRGMPRRYYTYLEEFQGLHIMSTCGAYLLGLSSALMAATLIYSVYRGKKAPANPWGGASLEWQCSSPPPHNNFDHPPLAGDPYVMESVVYNEEIGGYVPVECQGDNKQSVTASGDKEA; encoded by the coding sequence ATGGCAACTGTAGTTGACTCCTCCGATCCAAAATCAAATTTCCCGATTCAATACCGTGAATTGAATTACCTGAACTGTTCCAGTGGCTGGAAGAGCTGGTTCTTCACACTCGATCATAAACGCATTGGTATCATGTACCTGATCGGGGTGACCTGCTCATTCTTCCTGGGGGGCCTGTTCGCAGTCCTGCTGCGTACGGAGCTGCTCTCCCCTGAGCGAGTTCTGATGGGACCCGATTCCTACAACCAGATGTTTACCCTGCACGGGGCGATCATGACCTTCCTGGTGATCATCCCCGGGGTACCGGCGGCGATCGGAAATATCATCCTGCCGGTGATGCTGGGGGCCAAAGATGTGGCCTTCCCCCGCATGAACCTGGGCAGCTTTTACCTCTGGATGTTCGGGGCCGCCTTCTTCCTCGCAGCGATCGTGCTGGGTGGACTGGATACCGGCTGGACCTTCTACACACCTTACAGTGTCACCACCAGCACCGCGGTGATCACGGCCCTGCTGGGGGTCTTTATTCTGGGTTTCAGTTCGATCTTTACCGGGCTGAACTTCATCGTGACGATTCACACGATGCGTCCTCCCGGAATGACCTGGTTCAAAATGCCTCTGTTCCTCTGGGCTCTCTATGCAACCGCACTGATTCAGATTCTGGCAACTCCCGTTCTGGGGATCACCGGTCTGTTACTCATCGTCGAACGGGCTTTCCACATCGGGATCTTCGATCCGGCACTCGGGGGGGACCCTGTGCTGTTTCAGCACTTCTTCTGGTTCTATTCGCACCCTGCCGTGTACGTGATGATTCTGCCGGCCATGGGTGTGGTCAGTGAAGTGATCGCCGTCCATAGTCGCAAGCACATCTTCGGATATCGGTTCATCGCCTACAGTAGTATCGCGATCGCCATGTTCGGCTTCCTCGTCTGGGGACACCACATGTTTGTCTCCGGTCAATCCCGCGTCGTGGCTGTGATCTTCAGTGCGATTACCTTCAGTGTGTCGATTCCCTCGGCGATCAAGGTCTTCAACTGGCTGACTACGATGTATAAAGGTTCGATCCGCTTTACCACCGCGATGTGCTACGGTCTGGCGTTTATCTTTATCTTCTCCATCGGTGGTCTGACCGGGCTCTTCCTGGCAACACTCGCAACCGACGTCCACCTGCACGATACCTACTTCGTAGTGGCTCACTTCCACTACGTGATGATGGGGTCTTCGCTGGTCGGTCTGTTCGCCGCAGTTCACCACTGGTGGCCTAAGATCAGCGGTAAGATGTTCAGCGAGACCTGGGGACGGATCGCCTGCCTGGGGGTCTTCCTGGGCTTCAACCTGACCTTCTTCCCACAGTTCCTGCTGGGAACCCGGGGTATGCCTCGGCGGTACTATACTTACCTGGAAGAATTCCAGGGACTGCACATCATGTCTACCTGTGGTGCCTACCTGCTGGGACTGAGTTCCGCCCTGATGGCTGCCACCCTGATTTACTCGGTATACCGTGGCAAGAAAGCACCAGCGAATCCCTGGGGAGGTGCTTCCCTGGAATGGCAGTGCTCTTCACCACCACCACATAATAACTTCGATCATCCTCCCCTGGCCGGCGATCCCTACGTAATGGAATCTGTGGTTTACAACGAGGAAATCGGAGGATACGTTCCCGTTGAATGTCAGGGGGATAACAAGCAATCTGTGACCGCATCAGGAGATAAAGAAGCTTAA
- the coxB gene encoding cytochrome c oxidase subunit II, with protein MKLFIPNMLANADAGFWFPPQGSTVAEHSDSVYFFILYVCTFFFVLIVSLMVLFMVKYRHRPGVEAEKTSTHNLTLELSWSVIPTLLTIVMFWVGFTGYIDMRTPPSDSYDINVIAKKWSWAFQYPNGWIESELHIPKGENVTLTMASDDVIHSLWVPAFRTKMDVVPGRYTQEWFKATRAGEYPLMCAEYCGQKHSNMISKVIVHETRGDFDKWLQQASDIHKNKSPVEAGEYFYKSRGCIQCHSLDGTPKNGPSFKGLYGKDEKMTDGSTVKVDDNYLRESILEPQASIVAGFRPIMPTFKGQLTDQDISAIIAFIKAQK; from the coding sequence ATGAAACTATTCATCCCTAACATGTTAGCAAACGCCGATGCCGGGTTCTGGTTCCCGCCGCAAGGTTCAACAGTGGCAGAACACAGCGATTCTGTCTACTTCTTCATTCTGTATGTCTGTACGTTTTTCTTCGTACTGATTGTCAGTCTGATGGTGCTGTTTATGGTCAAATACCGCCATCGACCTGGTGTCGAAGCCGAAAAGACCAGCACACACAATCTGACGCTGGAACTTTCCTGGTCGGTGATCCCGACTCTGCTCACCATTGTGATGTTCTGGGTTGGCTTTACCGGTTACATCGATATGCGGACGCCTCCCAGTGACTCTTACGATATCAACGTGATTGCCAAGAAGTGGTCCTGGGCCTTCCAGTATCCCAACGGCTGGATCGAAAGCGAACTGCACATTCCCAAAGGGGAAAACGTCACGCTGACCATGGCTTCCGACGACGTGATTCACAGTCTGTGGGTTCCCGCCTTCCGGACCAAAATGGACGTCGTTCCCGGGCGTTACACCCAGGAATGGTTCAAAGCTACACGTGCCGGTGAATACCCGCTGATGTGTGCTGAATACTGTGGCCAGAAGCACTCTAACATGATCAGCAAAGTGATCGTGCACGAAACCCGTGGCGACTTCGACAAGTGGCTGCAGCAGGCATCTGACATTCATAAAAACAAATCACCTGTCGAAGCAGGTGAATATTTCTACAAAAGTCGTGGTTGCATCCAGTGTCACTCGCTGGACGGGACACCTAAGAATGGACCGAGCTTTAAAGGTCTGTACGGCAAGGATGAGAAGATGACCGATGGTTCCACGGTCAAAGTAGATGATAATTATCTGCGTGAGTCCATTCTGGAACCTCAGGCCTCAATCGTTGCCGGTTTCCGTCCGATCATGCCGACCTTCAAAGGTCAGCTGACCGACCAGGATATTTCAGCGATTATTGCCTTTATCAAAGCTCAAAAGTAA
- a CDS encoding SCO family protein, producing MKPLHTSILILFVWGLSVLPVQADRMEKAPKSIEKLDVIEHLDTQLPLDLKFQDSSGKPVTLGDYFKKDRPVILSLNYSNCPMLCSLQLTALVRGLKELEWSADEQYDFVSVSIDPKETYQRANLTKQKYFKEYDRAGTAGGWHFLCGRQESIDQLADAMGVQYQYVAERQEYAHPAVLLVCTPDGRVSRYLYGINFPKQTLKLALVEASEGKIGSTVDRFLLFCFHYDADSGRYAPTARNIMKIGGFATVFILTVVLIPYWRGRKGRQVLETGDAQAHEVPQETRHFSTPEH from the coding sequence ATGAAACCGTTGCACACCTCCATCCTGATCCTGTTTGTCTGGGGACTAAGTGTCCTGCCGGTACAGGCGGACCGGATGGAAAAAGCTCCTAAAAGTATCGAGAAACTGGACGTCATTGAGCACTTGGATACTCAATTACCCCTGGATCTCAAATTTCAGGATAGTTCCGGGAAACCGGTAACCCTGGGCGACTACTTTAAAAAAGACCGTCCGGTTATCCTCTCGTTGAATTATTCCAACTGTCCCATGTTGTGTTCTCTGCAACTGACGGCACTGGTTCGGGGACTGAAGGAGCTGGAGTGGTCTGCGGATGAGCAATATGATTTTGTTTCGGTGAGTATCGATCCTAAAGAGACTTACCAGAGAGCTAACCTGACCAAACAGAAATACTTTAAAGAATACGATCGTGCGGGTACTGCCGGAGGCTGGCATTTTCTGTGCGGTCGGCAAGAGTCCATCGATCAATTAGCGGATGCGATGGGAGTCCAATATCAGTATGTGGCGGAACGCCAGGAATATGCCCATCCGGCAGTCCTGCTGGTCTGCACTCCCGATGGACGCGTTTCCCGTTACTTATACGGAATTAATTTTCCGAAACAGACCCTCAAACTGGCGCTGGTGGAAGCGTCAGAAGGTAAAATCGGTTCCACCGTTGATCGTTTTTTACTGTTCTGTTTTCACTACGATGCAGACAGTGGTCGGTATGCTCCGACCGCACGGAATATCATGAAAATCGGCGGCTTTGCCACCGTCTTCATTCTGACTGTCGTTCTGATTCCCTACTGGAGGGGACGTAAAGGCAGGCAGGTTCTGGAGACAGGCGATGCCCAGGCTCATGAGGTTCCACAGGAGACGAGGCACTTCTCGACTCCCGAACATTAG